In the genome of Eublepharis macularius isolate TG4126 chromosome 10, MPM_Emac_v1.0, whole genome shotgun sequence, the window atgcagcctgaaatcactaggatcccctcagccccagagagctgaggagaggaggtagcgtctcagccaccaccatggtgaaggcatcatttaacttggccttggcgcagAAAGAGGCtgaagcattgactcacaaaagctcatcttgaaatgaatttgctagtctttaaggtgccattgcgtgtctgctttattttgtagcaacagactaatacaactacccctttgtaatcagcatggacatatccatttttatacagaagtatactctgatttttgtggccctttcacctaatggcttttgtTGTTAAATTgatttgattgtaatcaaaacaatttgattttaatttttttttaaaggaggtgcactcaaaactttaatgaaagttgtttcagctcacaaagcagatttttagctcacaacactggaAAGCTTAGAGGGACAACCACAACCTACATGGAACAATTTATCCCAAGAGGAACAGAGAGCCCTGGATAATTTTCCAAAGGATCCAAATATAACTATCAAAGACGTGGACAAAGGGGGTGCAGTTGTAACCATAGAGTTGCGTACGGATTTGGAGGTTGACTAATAGTGTATTTTCACAGAAGTCTATTTTGGACATTGTACCCATACAAAAGACATGTTTTTGTAGTAATAATTTTATTGAAGATTAAGCGGCATTGATTTAGACATCTTGGTAAGCTTTCACGATTGTTATTTTTCCTTTGATAAGCTCTTAATTATGATTCTCTCTGAATATTCATGCTGGACTGGGCAAGTTGTGTAGTGGAACTACAGTGAACCTTTCATCTATAgtcatcgatccagaggagttagccatgttagtccgtagtaccaaaatagtaaagagtccagtagcacctttaagactaaccaactttattgtcgcataagcttttgagaaccacagctctcttcgtcagatgcatcgtcagctttcgagaaccacagctctcttcgtcagatgcatctgacagacagGCTCAGGAGGAAATTACAACATTTCCAAGCCTGGCTGCAGAGCTTGTTTGCCACAGAGGAGACTAGGAGGGGGTGAGACAGGAACATCATTCCCACTCCTGCGTTGCTCCTACAGTCCTGAAGAGCTGAGATGGGCAACAGCTGAAAGTGTCGTCTGCTGCCCAGCCCTGCAAAAATGCAAGCCCGCTACTACAACCAAgttctcttttctcctttcagGAATAGCCCTCTGCTCATATACGTCGTGTGGATGAACATGGTaagaatgttgtgagccactcAGGAAACTCAATGCAAGCGCTTCCTCTCCCCACCTTGCAAAGATTGTACTCCTTTTTTATCTTACCACCATGGTTGCAGGACATGTTGTCCTGCATCTCTCAGCATCCTAGATTAGATAGCTAGAAACAATCCTATCTGAAGGGAGAACTGTCCGTGCTGCTTTGAGGAAGGGTGGGCTAAAAGTGAGAGAGAAATTGAGGAGTTTGTAAAAAAAACCTACTCAACGTGTACGTTCTAATATTGTATTTACAAATTCCCACTACAAGGCCAGCCTACCCTTTCCATTATCTAATCTTCCCAGGAAGGAAGACGACGTTTGACAAGGTTCTCTTTGAAGCCACTTCCACCTCCCCAGCTGCAGCTAAACCAACCCATTTTGGGTCTGTCGGCTGTATTTCAAGTGGGTCTTGTAGGGTGAAACTTGTCTCACTTGCTTGAGTCACCTGGAATGTTTGGTCAGTGACCATGTTTTGGAGTACTCCTGCTCTACTCTAGTGGCCAACACAGAGGTCCGTCTGTGGGCTGTGATCCTGTGGCCTGGACTTGTTGATGTGGCGATTCCCTTTTTTATTCTGCAGGTGCCATTCCTCCAGTATCCCCCAAAGGGTTCTTCTGCCCTCCCACACAGTAGCTGGGGACTTTGTTTTTTGTTCCACCTCATTGTTCACTTAATCAGCTTGGATCCCCAATCAAGAATTAGATTAAGTCACAAtgaacaaatgcaaaaaaaaaccctatggtTTCTCCTTGTGGTTTCACAAGTGTTTAGTTTCCCCTGCATCTCCTTTCAGATCATGGTTCAAAGATCAAACGGCAGCTGCACACTGCTTGGTGgcccacctcccttcctgcctccacAAGGCACTGGTGTGGACATGGCTGTGAGTGGCAGCATCCCCTCGGCCATCCTGTCAGCAATCACCCCTCGCAACCGCTCTGCAATGGTATGGAGGCAGTGCAGCAAAATTCTTGAAGTttaccaggggtggggtgggaagaggaACGCTGCAGCATCTGCCACCAAACATTTTACAAGTACAGGTCCAGTTCTCATGCAAAGGGACTGGCTATTGAGATACCAGCTAGCCCTCATCTGGGCACAGCCAGACAAAATGCTAGGGTTTCTTTGAGCTCTTCTGCCCTCCTGGGATGTGCATGATGACCTAGTCTGATCAGGATGGTGGCATCCAGGGAAGAGGGATTAAGCCTGACTCTTCACACTATTTTCCTGATCAGAAATGGCCCCAAGGAGCTACTGATCGTCCCTTCAGGTTAAGGATACACTGATTCCTTGCAATCAGAAGTGATCAGCTTCAGGGGAAAGTAGTCAAATATTTGATTGTCTGgaagccccttatagactttttgcaagaaacagaaagagatgaaCTAATAATCTGTGCTTGTGAATATTAAGGAGAGGGAAAAATATATAAATGGAAAGGAAAAGTAGCTACTTAATGATTATTTTAGAATtagtatataatatgtattaatgtTAGAATCTTTCAAATGGAAAATGGGTACCTACTCCTATTTATATAAGTATATTcttatctcctttttttctttttgtaggttttagaattttaaaattttaatgaaactctatttttaaaaaaagaccagctGAGGTTTCCTTGATAAAAGCCAGACACTGGAGATGTTCCCTGATTGCTAGGAGCCACTCTGCAGCGCCTGAAGGTGTAATGCACAGCATTACGTTGGGCCACAGGGGCGCTGCGTGTTATGGGGGTTTTGTTaccagttttatctgttttaattttgCACTGTCCATTTAATTGTTATATTGTatattatattgcattttaatttggttgtgatccactctgagcatgtgcagggaGAATGGATTataaacaaaggaacaaaagaCTGAACGAACgaaatgaagaaaggaagaaatgaagaaagaaaaagaaagaaaaagaaagagagaaagatgggGAAGGCGGCACCTGTGGGAGGGAGCCAGAGAAACGTTTTGAAGAGATTAAGCAAAAACAGGCTTAcataggaagggggaggaggttaGGAGGGGAGCACAGTTTGACGCAGGGGTGGCTTCTTGAAGAGCCATCTTGCTTTGAAGAGGCGCTGCTTAAATAAAGGCAAAAGCACATGTTGCAAAGATAGCAtaggtcccccacctccaccatgtTCTTTCTTCTGAAGGAAGCCAGACCTCGTAGCACTGATCTGGAACTTCAGTGTTGAGGTGACCCTGTATATGGCACAGCAGTTATCACTGTTTGCTGAAAGAGTGGCTGTAATTGCCGCATCTTTTTGTGCCTGCTTGAATTCAAACAGAAAGGCATGTGAGTAATGTGCTGGGTAGAACGTATTTTGGGCAATGGTAGTTATAAGACCTTAGTGTTCACctgttttggattttgtctaCTGAAACTACATTTGACTTCCTTGGGGTAAGTGGCATATCAACTAAATAAATCACACGGGACAGACTTCAGGGCAGGTTGCCTTGAAAGTGAGGGGGTGGCACTGAGGAGGTACTCACGCTTTCACATCTTCTGGCAGGTTTGGGACAACAGTGTATTGGCAGCAGAGGAACAGAGAGGGATACCCAAGGTCAGCAATTTCTGCATTGCCTTTCATTGGAGGAGGCTGGCAGCTGAGGATAAGACCAGTGGCGGACATCAGAAGGACCACGAAGACAGCGCCTGCTCTTCCAGGTCTACGACACACACCAATTTCATTCTGTGCAATGATTGCAAGTATGTTGAATCAGGAATCTGATTTCTTTCTTCTTAATTGCAACATGTCATTTATAGAGGCATGGTAGGGAAtctgctgctgtaacatagtggttaagtggctgagctccgagcaagcactctgctggtctgactctcactcctgccatgagctcagctggtggccttgggtgagcccctcctctcagcccagctctccacctctattgtggagataatattaACGCTAACATTGTTCACCACTCTTAGTTGGCActgatttgtctagaagagcagtatataagcatacttaTTATAaaagctgttgtagcatagtggttgaatggttgggctgcaaatcagcactctgctagtttgattccaactactgccatgagctctgcaggtagccttgagtaattcactcctctcaggcccagccaccccagctgtattgtggggttaataataaatTTACTTGGttaaccattctgagtgtggcactaacctgtccagaagagcggtatgtaagtacatggttgttgttgttgttgttataatcatCATCATTGTTGCTGTGGTCAttatcattattttattattattattaaaagagcaTAAATTCAACTGTTAGGAAGTAAATGGAAGTCAGGATTATTTTCTTGAGTGCTTCCACCCCACTCGCCCAAGGACCATAACTGACATATAAAAAGCCTCACAGGCTGGGCACATCTGGAGTTGGTAGATTGCCTTTTGCTTCTATTCCATGAAGCCCCTCCCTCACTGATTCTCCTGTACTCTTTCAGGCTGCTGAAGAAGGGGATGTAAAGGCTAAGTTTGTTGGCATCAGAGGTCCATTGATTTATTACACTGCCAATCAAGCCAATGCAACACTGGACTTGATTGTCAAATCTGGTGGAAGACCTGCCAGCAATTTACTTTCTCTAAAGATTGTGAATGCAGATTTCAGCCTGCCACCACCGAGCCTTTGCAGACATTGCTTGCCAAGAGGGCCAGGGCTACCACTTACCCTGCATTGACTTGCCATCTAAGGCCCTGCCTTGTGCCAAAGTCTCCTGTCATCACTGCATTGTCTGCACCCAGGCAAGGTATCAGCATCTCAAAAGGACTGACAGGGTGTGGCTGGAGAGCAATCAACTTGCCCTCCCTCCTCTTGCCTGTTCTTAGCCAAGAGAAACTTTTTAAACTAGGAAAATAGATTTCGATGCAGTCTAAACCTCCAAAATAAAAAGCAATTGTCTATTCCCTCATTCAAActcaccccctccttccccagccAGCCATTGCACCTCACCAGCTCTTACAAAAGGTGTTGGATCTTAACATCTGAGCATGGAAAATCTTTGGAAACATTTTCTTTGCTTGTGGCAATTTGTCCTGTACAGTTCTGGTATGAAACTGTGTGAAATGGTGAAATGGATACGGTTGTTGCTAAAGAAGCAGTGCTTTTCTAAGGGGTTACCACATTAACTGGCAAGGAGCTCTGATTATCAAAAGCTCATTTCCtggcaatctagttggtctttaaggtgcaactggacacaaatcttgctcaGCTTGAAGCAATTACAGTCAGGGAGCACCTTTGTAGTAGCACAAGTTGGCGGCCATACTGGGTATCTAACAGCAGACCAAACTGTCCAAGAGATGCAAGATGGCAACTAATGTGCCTAGCCCATCTGCAATGCTTGCACCCTGACTAAGTTACTCTGGGGAGCTCATGGACTTCTCCTGAAGAGCATTTCCTTGATTTTGTCACTGGAGCCTGATCTTCCTTGATGGCATGCTGGCACCTTTGGAAACCAAGCCTGGCCTAGTCCAGAAGCCAAATGCCAACTAGCTCATTGCCCTTTGGATACCTGTATACCCAGTTAGCTAGTGGATCTACTGAAGAGCCCACTTGCTTTATTACTGCAGTTATTTTGCATAAGCAGGCTAGACTAGTTTTAGGACTGGCAGTGAGACATTCGGCAGGTTGACCCCTATTCAAATTACCcagtttcttcctttgttttacaGCCCTGATGACCTTTTAATTTCTTCACCTGTGGCTGGGACACATGTAAGTACATATCCATTGCTTTGCTCTTCTTcagagaaggggggaaggggaaatacaGCAATGCAAGTGGGGCTggtctccaaaggaatgtaagctgctttgaattcattctgctctgctgctttattttcatttgtgactcgtgagagagagggagagagagagagagggagtgagtgagtgagtgagtgagtgagtgagtgagtgcaagccgagtggggctggtctccaaaggaacgtaagctgctttgaattcattctgctctgctgctttattttcatttgtgattcgtgagagagagggagagagagagagagtgaatgagtgagtgagtgagtgcaagccgagtggggctggtctccaaaggaacgtaagctgctttgaattcattctgctctgctgctttattttcatttgtgattcgtgagagagagggagagagagagagagtgaatgagtgagtgagtgagtgagtgcaagccaagtggggctggtctccaaaggaacgtaagctgctttgaattcattctgctctgctgctttattttcatttgtgtctcaggagagaatgagtgagtgagttcaTAGCTTATATATCAGTCCAAAACAGACTAAGATAGCAAAGTCCTATTCCATTCACTTTCCAGGAACAGGGCAAAGACTCCAGGTTCATGGAGGAAGACAGTAAGTGTGTGTCTATTCAAAAGATaaatgttgtttctttccttttccttcaggTGTCTACCAAGATGCAATGTAGATGGTACAACATGACTCAGCCCTAGCTGTGGCCGGCTGGCAGCAGATGTCGTTGGATAACTTCCTCAGGGGATGTAGGATCCCTGT includes:
- the LOC129336462 gene encoding uncharacterized protein LOC129336462: MSLWKITQGVFLSRFRDKTEGQSLKTVEVTPHKSLGKITQGVFLSRFREKTEGQSLKTVEVTPHKSLGKITQGVFLSRFRDKTEGQRNSPLLIYVVWMNMIMVQRSNGSCTLLGGPPPFLPPQGTGVDMAVSGSIPSAILSAITPRNRSAMVWDNSVLAAEEQRGIPKVSNFCIAFHWRRLAAEDKTSGGHQKDHEDSACSSRSTTHTNFILCNDCNPDDLLISSPVAGTHVSTKMQCRWYNMTQP